One window from the genome of Serinibacter salmoneus encodes:
- a CDS encoding primosomal protein N' codes for MTQEAGGERAGTPPLVAEVCVDLPLAHLDRPFDYRIPEHLDGADSPADVGVGTRVKVTFSGRQRDGWVLAVRAATPQDEVRALAPLKRLVSPVVALTPEIAALARRVADRYAGTLSDVLRLAVPPRHARAEAGVLTALSKVERPEPGEPSPALVGGPGAPVGGPDAPADLGPWRDVPGGEALLRRIADRQAPRAVWTLTGGPATFRDALVHAARVTLSSGRGVLVVVPDVADVDRVASHLDEALAAEVVRLVASDGPSVRARAHLRLATGLARVVVGTRSAVWAPVQHLGLAVCWDDGDDSLVEQRSPYPHAGQVLALRSEGEGAALLLASPARSVWAQHLVATGWAASLRAQRAWVRERAPRVMAPDAEDLGRSGPGEHARIPTPAWRALAEGLEHGPVLVSTPRSGYVPHLVCARCREVARCSQCEGVLAFPSARGAPVCTACGHAEAGWRCSQCGGVRLRAARIGTLRTAEELGRAFPQVPVLASEAGSIASDVDETPRIVVATPGAEPEAAGGYAAAVLLDAALATSLPGLGGGEEAMRRWMHTTSLVRSARDGGRVVVVGGGEPTLVQALVRADPVGFAERELAERAELRFPPAVRMATVTGTIDAVEDLLAEFEAPEGGEVIPPRPAPAGAMTASLDEGQDGEDGEVVRALVRAPLAQGVALAVALRAARAVRSAHKRRGAVRIVLDPREL; via the coding sequence ATGACGCAGGAGGCAGGTGGTGAGCGGGCGGGGACGCCCCCGCTCGTCGCGGAGGTCTGCGTGGACCTTCCGCTGGCGCACCTGGACCGCCCGTTCGACTACCGCATCCCGGAGCACCTGGACGGCGCGGACTCGCCCGCCGATGTGGGTGTGGGCACCCGCGTGAAGGTCACCTTCTCCGGACGGCAACGCGACGGCTGGGTGCTGGCGGTGCGCGCGGCCACCCCGCAGGACGAGGTGCGTGCTCTCGCCCCCCTGAAGCGCCTGGTCTCCCCGGTGGTGGCGCTCACCCCCGAGATCGCGGCGCTCGCGCGCCGGGTGGCGGACCGGTACGCGGGCACCCTCTCGGACGTGTTGCGCCTTGCGGTGCCGCCTCGGCACGCGCGCGCGGAGGCGGGGGTGCTGACCGCGCTCAGCAAAGTGGAGCGCCCGGAGCCGGGCGAGCCGAGTCCAGCGCTGGTCGGCGGCCCCGGCGCGCCGGTCGGCGGCCCCGACGCGCCGGCCGACCTCGGCCCCTGGCGGGACGTACCCGGCGGGGAGGCGCTGCTGCGCCGGATCGCGGATCGGCAGGCGCCGCGCGCGGTGTGGACCCTCACGGGTGGTCCGGCCACGTTCCGCGACGCGCTGGTGCACGCCGCCCGGGTGACGCTGTCCTCCGGGCGGGGCGTGCTCGTCGTCGTGCCCGATGTGGCGGATGTGGATCGGGTGGCGAGCCATCTCGACGAGGCCCTCGCGGCCGAGGTCGTCAGGCTCGTGGCGAGCGATGGCCCCTCGGTGCGGGCGCGCGCGCACCTGCGGCTCGCCACCGGCCTGGCCCGGGTGGTGGTCGGCACCCGATCGGCGGTGTGGGCGCCGGTGCAGCACCTGGGTCTGGCGGTCTGTTGGGACGACGGCGACGACTCGCTGGTCGAGCAGCGTTCGCCCTATCCGCACGCCGGCCAGGTGCTCGCGCTGCGCTCGGAGGGGGAGGGCGCCGCGCTCCTGTTGGCCTCGCCCGCCCGCTCGGTGTGGGCCCAGCACCTGGTGGCGACCGGCTGGGCCGCGTCCCTGCGTGCGCAGCGCGCGTGGGTGCGGGAACGGGCGCCGCGGGTGATGGCGCCGGATGCCGAGGACCTCGGGCGCTCGGGACCGGGGGAGCACGCCCGGATTCCCACGCCCGCCTGGCGCGCCCTGGCCGAGGGGCTCGAGCACGGACCGGTCCTCGTGTCCACCCCCAGGTCCGGGTACGTGCCGCACCTCGTGTGCGCGCGCTGCCGGGAGGTGGCGCGCTGCTCGCAGTGCGAGGGCGTGCTCGCCTTCCCCTCGGCGCGCGGGGCGCCGGTGTGCACGGCGTGCGGGCACGCCGAGGCGGGCTGGCGTTGTTCGCAGTGCGGTGGCGTCCGGCTGCGTGCGGCGCGGATCGGGACGCTGCGCACCGCGGAGGAACTCGGTCGGGCGTTCCCGCAGGTGCCGGTGCTGGCCAGCGAGGCCGGGTCGATCGCCTCGGACGTGGACGAGACTCCCCGGATCGTGGTGGCGACCCCCGGCGCCGAGCCCGAGGCCGCGGGCGGGTACGCGGCCGCGGTGCTCCTGGACGCCGCGCTGGCGACGTCGCTGCCGGGCCTGGGTGGAGGCGAGGAGGCGATGCGACGGTGGATGCACACCACCTCCCTGGTCAGGAGCGCTCGGGACGGCGGTCGGGTGGTGGTGGTCGGCGGGGGAGAACCGACCTTGGTGCAGGCCCTCGTGCGTGCCGATCCCGTGGGGTTCGCGGAGCGGGAGCTGGCCGAGCGCGCCGAGCTGCGTTTCCCGCCGGCCGTACGGATGGCCACGGTCACGGGCACGATCGACGCCGTGGAGGACCTGCTCGCCGAGTTCGAGGCCCCGGAGGGCGGCGAGGTCATCCCGCCACGACCGGCGCCGGCCGGTGCGATGACGGCGTCCCTCGACGAGGGCCAGGACGGCGAGGACGGCGAGGTCGTGCGCGCCCTGGTGCGGGCACCGCTGGCGCAGGGCGTCGCCCTGGCGGTGGCCTTGCGCGCCGCGCGGGCGGTACGCAGCGCGCACAAGCGGCGCGGCGCGGTGCGCATCGTGCTGGACCCTCGGGAGCTCTAG
- a CDS encoding HAD family hydrolase produces MIDTVILDLGNVLLEWDAALAHPDLSREEHARICQEIGFADLNLRADAGESWAALEAEVATRHPRRAGFLAQYVAGFPASIQSPVAGMPELVAELRALGLRLIGLTNFSAETYPVAPRVSPTVASLEAVVVSGEVGLIKPDPRIYRHLMREHRVRPARSVFVDDRPENVFAAEALGMRGVVFTSAQALRVELRAWGIEVAAG; encoded by the coding sequence GTGATCGACACCGTGATCCTCGACCTGGGGAACGTCCTGCTGGAGTGGGACGCGGCCCTCGCCCACCCCGACCTCTCCCGCGAGGAGCACGCGCGGATCTGCCAGGAGATCGGGTTCGCCGATCTGAACCTGCGCGCGGACGCGGGGGAGAGCTGGGCCGCGCTGGAGGCGGAGGTGGCGACCCGGCATCCCCGGCGCGCGGGTTTCCTGGCCCAGTACGTCGCGGGATTCCCGGCCAGCATCCAGTCGCCGGTGGCGGGGATGCCGGAGCTCGTGGCGGAGCTGCGAGCCCTCGGGCTGCGCCTGATCGGGCTGACGAACTTCTCGGCGGAAACCTACCCGGTGGCGCCACGGGTCTCACCGACGGTCGCCTCACTGGAGGCCGTGGTCGTCTCCGGCGAGGTGGGGTTGATCAAGCCGGATCCGCGCATCTACCGCCACCTGATGCGGGAGCACCGCGTGAGGCCCGCGCGCTCCGTGTTCGTGGACGACAGGCCCGAGAACGTCTTCGCCGCCGAGGCACTCGGGATGCGCGGGGTGGTGTTCACCAGCGCGCAGGCCCTCCGGGTCGAGCTGCGGGCATGGGGCATCGAGGTGGCGGCCGGGTAG
- a CDS encoding HNH endonuclease, with translation MDREAASGHGEGWPGIGGHREGVADLLAAVHNLTQRIARVADSTDPTDPAVSTGLTDPAVSTGLTWLDPSAALVEAISALESLKSAACAAQARLSAQLADRQRGAQRDAGVPAAQVGVGIAHQVALARGVSPSQGSTLLGVARALSAEMPCTMRALSTGRIDEWRAIVLVRESACLSVEDRMQLDREVCGDPEALVGVGARRLGARARRVAQRLDAASLVARARKAERDRTVTIRPAPDTMVYLTALLPVAQGVSAYAALDAAAAAARAAGDARGRGQVMADTLVERLTGRAAAAPVPVGVNLVMTDAALLAPPGTPGRDEPAGIVGSCDGRLAPPPAGIGPLPAGWARELVAAALDGSTDGTAEGTPGGTAGRSPDPATAVTLRRLFTEPTTGELLALESRSRVAPPGLRRFVVLRDGTCRTPYCDAAIRHTDHAHEVARGGPTTAENLQGLCERCNYAKQAPGWAATVGADASGVPRSSRAAVGAAAVGAAAVGAATGGSATASLRTPTGHVYRSRPDPLPGATSPPNTRQAALGEPAGCRWDRTTRRVPGTRAGIVHLATPMGPTPTVARSTHGPGIESGRRKTYPRRI, from the coding sequence ATGGACAGGGAAGCGGCGAGCGGGCACGGCGAGGGTTGGCCCGGTATCGGTGGCCACCGCGAGGGTGTGGCCGACCTGCTCGCAGCGGTGCACAACCTCACGCAACGCATCGCCCGGGTCGCTGACTCCACCGACCCCACCGACCCCGCTGTCTCCACAGGCCTCACCGACCCCGCTGTCTCCACAGGCCTCACCTGGCTGGACCCGAGCGCCGCGCTCGTCGAGGCCATCAGCGCGCTGGAGTCGCTGAAGTCGGCGGCGTGCGCCGCCCAGGCACGCCTGTCGGCGCAACTCGCGGACCGGCAGCGTGGGGCGCAACGAGACGCCGGCGTCCCCGCTGCGCAGGTTGGCGTCGGCATAGCCCACCAGGTGGCGTTGGCTCGTGGGGTCTCGCCTAGCCAGGGCAGCACTCTGCTCGGGGTAGCCCGCGCGCTGAGCGCCGAGATGCCGTGCACGATGCGTGCGCTGAGCACCGGGCGGATCGATGAGTGGCGGGCGATCGTTCTCGTGCGGGAGTCGGCCTGTCTCTCCGTCGAGGACCGGATGCAGCTCGACCGCGAGGTCTGCGGCGATCCGGAGGCGCTGGTGGGCGTCGGGGCCCGGAGGCTCGGGGCACGGGCCCGCCGGGTCGCGCAGCGCCTGGACGCCGCGAGCCTGGTCGCACGGGCACGCAAGGCCGAGCGGGACCGCACCGTGACGATCCGCCCGGCGCCGGACACCATGGTGTACCTGACGGCGCTGCTTCCCGTGGCCCAGGGGGTGAGCGCGTACGCGGCGCTTGACGCCGCGGCCGCAGCGGCGCGGGCGGCTGGGGATGCGCGCGGACGCGGGCAGGTGATGGCGGACACGCTCGTCGAGCGGCTGACGGGGCGAGCGGCGGCCGCGCCGGTTCCGGTCGGCGTGAACCTCGTGATGACCGACGCGGCGCTCCTGGCGCCACCCGGGACACCCGGTCGCGACGAGCCAGCAGGCATCGTGGGTTCGTGCGACGGCCGACTCGCGCCGCCGCCCGCGGGCATCGGACCGCTCCCGGCCGGCTGGGCGCGCGAACTCGTCGCGGCAGCCCTCGATGGTTCGACTGATGGCACGGCTGAGGGCACGCCTGGTGGCACAGCCGGTCGCTCACCTGACCCGGCCACCGCCGTCACCCTGCGTCGGCTCTTCACCGAACCCACCACCGGCGAACTCCTCGCACTGGAGTCCCGCTCTCGGGTGGCGCCGCCCGGACTGCGCCGGTTCGTCGTGCTGCGGGACGGCACCTGCCGCACCCCGTACTGCGATGCGGCGATCCGGCACACCGACCACGCCCACGAGGTCGCACGCGGCGGACCGACCACCGCGGAGAATCTGCAGGGCCTGTGCGAACGCTGCAACTACGCGAAGCAGGCGCCCGGGTGGGCCGCCACCGTGGGAGCAGACGCGAGCGGTGTCCCCCGCAGCTCGCGGGCAGCCGTGGGTGCCGCAGCGGTGGGTGCCGCAGCGGTGGGTGCTGCAACAGGAGGTTCGGCGACAGCGTCGCTTCGCACCCCGACCGGTCACGTCTACCGCAGCCGACCCGATCCGCTCCCCGGCGCGACATCACCACCGAATACCCGTCAGGCCGCGCTCGGCGAGCCGGCTGGCTGTCGCTGGGACCGCACCACCCGCCGGGTCCCCGGCACACGAGCCGGCATCGTGCACCTGGCGACGCCGATGGGCCCGACGCCCACCGTCGCGCGATCCACCCACGGACCGGGGATCGAGTCCGGTCGGAGGAAGACCTACCCGCGGAGAATCTAG
- the fmt gene encoding methionyl-tRNA formyltransferase, producing MTDRLRVLFAGTPEVAIPTLDALAETHNVVAALTRPPARRRRRGEPEPSPVALAARERGIDVLEWPTLRTEEARRRLADLDLDIAVVVAYGALVPQALLEMPRHGWVNLHFSLLPAWRGAAPVQWAVRSGDPVTGATVFRLTAGLDEGPVVGTMTEAVRPRDTSGDLLDRLAVAGAPLVLQSVAALADGSATPVPQPTDGISLAPRIDVADARVRWEHPALAIDRLVRSMTPAPGAWGEVAGRRVKLGPVTPVSMPRVGSAMPSRTLAPGEIEATKQAVFVGTGSESVQLSDVAPAGKQWMPAADWARGATIDGARFEATQDQA from the coding sequence GTGACCGATCGACTACGAGTCCTGTTCGCGGGCACGCCCGAGGTGGCGATCCCGACCCTCGACGCGCTCGCCGAGACACACAACGTGGTGGCGGCCCTCACCCGACCGCCCGCGCGCCGTCGTCGCCGCGGCGAACCGGAGCCGTCCCCGGTGGCGCTGGCCGCCCGGGAGCGGGGGATCGATGTGCTGGAGTGGCCCACCCTGCGCACCGAGGAAGCCAGGCGCCGCCTGGCCGACCTCGACCTGGACATCGCCGTCGTCGTGGCCTACGGGGCGCTCGTCCCACAGGCCCTGCTGGAGATGCCCCGGCACGGTTGGGTGAACCTCCACTTCTCGCTGCTGCCCGCCTGGCGCGGCGCCGCACCCGTGCAGTGGGCCGTCCGCTCCGGGGACCCCGTCACCGGCGCCACCGTCTTCCGGCTGACCGCCGGCCTGGACGAGGGACCCGTGGTCGGCACGATGACCGAGGCGGTGCGTCCCCGCGACACCTCCGGGGACCTCCTGGACCGGCTCGCGGTGGCGGGGGCACCCCTGGTGCTGCAGAGCGTCGCGGCACTCGCCGACGGCTCCGCCACCCCGGTACCACAGCCCACGGACGGCATCAGCCTCGCGCCGCGCATCGACGTCGCCGATGCCCGCGTGCGATGGGAGCACCCGGCCCTCGCCATCGACCGGCTCGTCCGCTCCATGACGCCCGCACCCGGTGCCTGGGGCGAGGTGGCGGGCCGGCGCGTCAAGCTCGGCCCCGTCACCCCGGTGTCCATGCCGCGCGTGGGGTCGGCCATGCCGAGCCGGACCCTGGCTCCCGGGGAGATCGAGGCGACCAAGCAGGCGGTGTTCGTCGGCACCGGCAGCGAGAGCGTGCAACTGAGCGACGTCGCACCCGCCGGCAAGCAGTGGATGCCCGCCGCCGACTGGGCCCGCGGCGCAACCATCGACGGCGCGCGCTTCGAGGCAACTCAGGACCAGGCATGA
- a CDS encoding RsmB/NOP family class I SAM-dependent RNA methyltransferase, with amino-acid sequence MTQPQRRSGTDPARQAAYDVLRAVADSDAYANLVLPGMLAERRLGRRDAAFATELAYGTLRLRGRYDAVLERCSSRSLREIDPRVLDALRLGAHQLLGMRVPPHAAVGETVNLVRGVAGPGAATFANAVLRSVGRASRQEWFARLEREIPDETERLATIEAHPTWIVRELRASLAQQRQHDGDEHLIDQPTLEGELRELLRADNEAPQVTLVARPGLVDDRELEEADELGRLESHPAAPTAWLLRSGSPERIPALRQGRMGVQDAGSQLVTLAMAGASIEGTDDLWADLCAGPGGKSALLGAVLAERAGRDEVGAAADAPPMLVAGEVQPHRVGLVRRSVKAIPSEHVEVVEWDGRTLGEEHPEHFDRILVDAPCTGLGALRRRPESRWRRQPADVPALTALQTDLLDSALRAVRPGGVVGYVTCSPHLAETRAVVDRAVARRDVEVLDAVAAARDAGARLDGLGEGPYLQLWPHRHGTDAMFLALLRRR; translated from the coding sequence ATGACCCAGCCGCAGCGCCGCTCCGGCACCGACCCGGCCCGCCAGGCCGCCTACGACGTCCTGCGCGCCGTCGCCGACTCCGACGCCTACGCGAACCTCGTGCTGCCCGGCATGCTCGCCGAGCGTCGCCTCGGCCGGCGCGATGCCGCGTTCGCGACAGAGTTGGCCTACGGCACGCTGCGGCTGCGGGGCCGCTACGACGCCGTGCTGGAACGCTGCTCCTCCCGCAGCCTGCGCGAGATCGACCCGCGGGTCCTGGACGCCCTGCGCCTGGGCGCGCATCAACTCCTCGGGATGCGCGTGCCCCCGCACGCGGCGGTGGGGGAGACCGTGAACCTCGTGCGCGGCGTCGCGGGACCGGGTGCGGCCACCTTCGCGAACGCGGTGCTGCGCAGCGTGGGACGCGCCAGCAGGCAGGAGTGGTTCGCTCGCCTGGAGCGCGAGATCCCGGACGAGACCGAGCGGCTGGCCACGATCGAGGCGCACCCCACGTGGATCGTGCGGGAACTGCGCGCCTCACTGGCGCAGCAGCGGCAGCACGACGGCGATGAACACCTGATCGATCAGCCCACCCTCGAGGGCGAGCTACGTGAGCTGCTGCGCGCGGACAACGAGGCGCCGCAGGTGACCCTCGTGGCACGCCCCGGCCTGGTGGATGATCGCGAACTCGAGGAGGCGGACGAGCTCGGTCGCCTCGAATCGCACCCCGCCGCCCCCACCGCGTGGCTGCTGCGCAGCGGCTCCCCGGAGCGGATCCCCGCGCTGCGGCAGGGCCGGATGGGCGTGCAGGATGCCGGCTCCCAGCTCGTCACCCTCGCGATGGCCGGAGCGAGCATCGAGGGCACCGACGACCTCTGGGCCGACCTGTGCGCTGGCCCGGGCGGCAAGAGCGCGCTGCTGGGCGCGGTGCTCGCCGAGCGCGCGGGGCGAGACGAGGTCGGAGCAGCGGCCGACGCCCCGCCCATGCTCGTGGCCGGCGAGGTGCAGCCGCACCGCGTGGGCCTCGTGCGCCGCAGCGTGAAGGCGATCCCGAGCGAGCACGTCGAGGTCGTGGAGTGGGACGGGCGCACCCTCGGTGAGGAGCACCCCGAGCACTTCGATCGGATCCTCGTGGACGCCCCGTGCACGGGCCTGGGTGCGCTGCGCCGTCGGCCGGAGTCCCGGTGGCGCCGCCAGCCCGCCGATGTGCCCGCACTGACCGCGCTGCAGACCGACCTGCTCGACTCCGCGCTGCGCGCCGTGCGGCCCGGGGGAGTGGTCGGGTACGTGACGTGCTCCCCGCACCTGGCCGAGACCCGCGCCGTGGTCGATCGGGCCGTGGCGCGCCGCGACGTGGAGGTGCTCGACGCCGTCGCCGCCGCCCGCGATGCCGGCGCCCGGCTCGACGGTCTCGGCGAGGGTCCCTACCTGCAGTTGTGGCCGCACCGGCACGGCACCGACGCGATGTTCCTGGCGCTGCTGCGACGACGCTAG
- the rpe gene encoding ribulose-phosphate 3-epimerase produces the protein MGIRITPSILNSDVSDLRGELAKIAGADYAHIDVMDNHFVPNLTWGLPVVEALLPVTPVPLDIHLMITDADRWAPAYAEAGAHSVTFHAEAAAAPIRLAREIRKQGARAGMALRPATPVEPYLELLGEIDMLLVMTVEPGFGGQKFLDSMLPKIRAARAAVSERDLPVWIQVDGGVSRATIERAAEAGADTFVAGSAVYGAEDAAAEVDALRALAQGAHAH, from the coding sequence GTGGGTATCCGCATCACACCGAGCATCCTGAACTCCGACGTCTCCGACCTGCGCGGCGAACTCGCGAAGATCGCGGGCGCCGACTACGCGCACATCGACGTGATGGACAACCACTTCGTGCCGAACCTCACCTGGGGTCTGCCGGTGGTCGAGGCGCTGCTACCGGTCACACCGGTGCCTCTGGACATCCACCTGATGATCACCGACGCCGACCGGTGGGCGCCGGCCTACGCGGAGGCGGGTGCGCACAGCGTCACCTTCCACGCCGAGGCGGCGGCCGCGCCGATCCGCCTCGCCCGGGAGATCCGCAAGCAGGGGGCGCGCGCCGGGATGGCGCTGCGGCCCGCCACCCCGGTGGAGCCGTACCTGGAGCTGCTCGGCGAGATCGACATGCTCCTGGTGATGACCGTGGAGCCCGGGTTCGGCGGCCAGAAGTTCCTGGACTCCATGCTCCCGAAGATCCGCGCCGCCCGCGCCGCGGTCAGCGAGAGGGATCTGCCGGTGTGGATCCAGGTGGACGGCGGCGTCTCCCGCGCCACCATCGAACGCGCTGCGGAGGCGGGGGCCGACACGTTCGTGGCGGGATCCGCCGTCTACGGGGCCGAGGATGCCGCCGCCGAGGTCGACGCGCTGCGGGCGCTGGCCCAGGGCGCACACGCGCACTGA
- a CDS encoding ATP-grasp domain-containing protein: MPRVAVATMASYLPTDPDVDTPLLLPAFARAGIAADAVPWRSQADWAAYDLVLVRSTWDYPQHAGEFDAWLTRVASVTRLVNSPGTIRWNLDKRYLSDLAEAGIAVVPTVFHDDAAALGADLATRSGGVVVKPTVSAGSMDTGLFDAADPGAPTLGERILRRGGTVMLQPEVPELSEGAERSVYVIGGEPTHTIAKGALLERGGTLIGGVYQEHPEIVTATHAEAALAARTLEAVAAVTGEPAPLYARIDLVTSAQHGVVVLEAELIEPALNVNLAPHAAQAFVRAVAELLV, encoded by the coding sequence ATGCCCCGCGTCGCCGTGGCGACGATGGCCTCCTACCTGCCCACCGACCCCGACGTCGACACCCCGCTGCTGCTGCCGGCGTTCGCGCGGGCGGGTATCGCCGCCGACGCCGTGCCGTGGCGCAGCCAGGCGGACTGGGCGGCGTACGACCTCGTGCTGGTGCGCTCCACGTGGGACTACCCGCAGCACGCGGGCGAGTTCGACGCCTGGCTCACCCGCGTCGCCTCGGTGACCCGGCTGGTCAACTCCCCCGGCACGATCCGCTGGAATCTCGACAAGCGGTACCTGAGCGATCTCGCCGAGGCGGGCATCGCCGTCGTGCCCACCGTCTTCCACGACGACGCCGCCGCCCTCGGCGCGGACCTCGCCACGCGCTCGGGTGGGGTCGTGGTGAAGCCGACCGTCTCGGCCGGTTCCATGGACACCGGCTTGTTCGATGCCGCCGACCCCGGCGCGCCGACCCTGGGCGAGCGGATCCTGCGGCGCGGCGGCACGGTGATGCTGCAGCCGGAGGTCCCCGAGCTCTCCGAGGGCGCGGAGCGCTCGGTGTACGTGATCGGGGGCGAGCCCACCCACACCATCGCCAAGGGGGCGCTGTTGGAGCGCGGCGGCACCCTGATCGGCGGCGTCTACCAGGAGCACCCGGAGATCGTGACGGCCACGCACGCCGAGGCGGCGCTGGCCGCCCGCACCCTGGAGGCGGTCGCCGCCGTCACGGGTGAGCCCGCGCCGCTGTACGCGCGGATCGACCTGGTGACCTCCGCGCAGCACGGCGTGGTGGTGCTGGAGGCGGAACTCATCGAGCCCGCCCTGAACGTGAACCTCGCGCCGCATGCCGCGCAGGCGTTCGTGCGGGCGGTGGCGGAACTCCTGGTCTGA
- a CDS encoding ABC transporter permease, whose protein sequence is MTQALVRGDLEQRRRHERAALRARRLTALLPPVLLGAAILALWVAWAPRLGPILLPSPSSVIAALGELSATGDLWPAAATTAWTALRGVLLAVVVAAPLAWVIVHSRYAAAALEPYIAASQAIPAVAIAPLLVLWFGYGSGTTALLAALMVFFPVVVTGAVGLRSLDREVLDAARVDGAGTARMLRHLELPLALPHLLAGIRVGVTLAMIGAIVGEFVIGGEGLGRLLVAARDRADTSALFATLLVVCAVSMTGYGLVRLAEYRASLMTER, encoded by the coding sequence ATGACGCAGGCGCTGGTCCGAGGCGATCTTGAGCAACGGCGACGGCACGAGCGTGCCGCGTTGCGCGCGCGCCGGCTCACCGCGCTGCTGCCTCCCGTGCTGCTCGGCGCCGCGATCCTCGCGCTGTGGGTCGCCTGGGCGCCCCGCCTCGGCCCGATCCTGCTGCCCTCGCCGTCCTCCGTGATCGCGGCGCTCGGCGAGCTCTCCGCGACCGGTGACCTCTGGCCCGCCGCCGCCACGACCGCCTGGACGGCGCTGCGCGGCGTGCTGCTCGCCGTCGTGGTGGCCGCGCCCCTGGCGTGGGTGATCGTGCACTCCCGCTACGCCGCGGCGGCCCTGGAGCCCTACATCGCCGCCTCCCAGGCCATTCCCGCCGTGGCGATCGCCCCCCTGCTGGTGTTGTGGTTCGGCTACGGCTCGGGCACCACCGCCCTGCTGGCGGCGCTCATGGTCTTCTTCCCGGTCGTGGTGACCGGCGCCGTCGGCCTGCGCAGCCTGGACCGTGAGGTGCTGGACGCCGCGCGGGTCGACGGCGCCGGCACCGCCCGCATGCTGCGTCACCTCGAGCTCCCGCTCGCCCTGCCGCACCTGCTGGCCGGCATCCGGGTGGGCGTCACCCTGGCGATGATCGGCGCGATCGTGGGGGAGTTCGTGATCGGCGGCGAGGGCCTGGGCCGGCTGCTGGTCGCCGCCAGGGACCGCGCCGACACCTCCGCCCTGTTCGCCACCCTCCTGGTGGTGTGCGCCGTGTCCATGACGGGGTACGGCTTGGTGCGCCTGGCCGAGTACCGCGCCTCGCTCATGACCGAACGCTAG
- a CDS encoding ABC transporter substrate-binding protein: MISGHTHHLLAVAGIATLALSACSTESATESPATDASTAESSAATATTPTSLTVGLSYVPDIQFAPFYVAEDLGFYEEAGLDVTLRHHGAEEGIFTALEQGAEDVVVASGDEVLGQAAAGSDVVQIATLYATSPVALIAPEEAGITSAADLEGLTIGTPGEFGSTYLGLLTLLEEAGLGADDVTIQSIGYTQTTALLTEQVDAVMGFSNGDGVRIAAAGTPVTMLEPPSLVSVGVATTGEEIESEAEALTAFIEASVRGAQAAAEDPEGTVEIASGHISGMTADAREDALAVLEATIPLWSDGAETDLEVWQAMGEAMVGAGIIEAVPEGAVTNDLASGAGR; this comes from the coding sequence ATGATTTCAGGTCACACCCACCACCTCCTCGCCGTCGCCGGGATCGCGACCCTCGCGCTGAGCGCATGCAGCACCGAGTCCGCAACCGAGAGCCCGGCGACAGATGCCTCCACGGCAGAGTCCAGCGCCGCCACCGCCACCACACCCACCTCCCTGACCGTGGGCCTGTCCTACGTGCCCGACATCCAATTCGCGCCGTTCTACGTGGCCGAGGACCTCGGGTTCTACGAGGAGGCGGGCCTGGACGTCACCCTGCGCCACCACGGCGCCGAGGAGGGGATCTTCACGGCCCTGGAACAGGGCGCCGAGGACGTGGTCGTCGCCTCCGGTGACGAGGTGCTCGGCCAGGCCGCCGCCGGCAGCGACGTCGTGCAGATCGCCACCCTGTACGCCACCTCCCCGGTGGCCCTCATCGCCCCCGAGGAGGCGGGGATCACGAGCGCCGCAGACCTGGAGGGCCTGACGATCGGGACGCCGGGGGAGTTCGGCTCCACCTACCTCGGGCTGCTGACCCTGCTGGAGGAGGCGGGCCTTGGCGCGGACGACGTGACGATCCAGAGCATCGGCTACACCCAGACCACCGCGCTGCTGACCGAGCAGGTGGACGCCGTCATGGGCTTCTCCAACGGCGACGGCGTGCGCATCGCGGCCGCCGGTACCCCCGTGACCATGCTCGAGCCGCCGAGCCTGGTGAGCGTGGGCGTGGCCACCACGGGGGAGGAGATCGAGAGCGAGGCCGAGGCACTCACCGCCTTCATCGAGGCGAGCGTGCGCGGCGCGCAGGCCGCGGCCGAGGACCCCGAGGGCACCGTGGAGATCGCCTCGGGCCACATCTCCGGGATGACGGCGGACGCCCGGGAGGACGCCCTGGCCGTGCTGGAGGCCACCATCCCGCTGTGGTCCGACGGCGCGGAGACCGACCTGGAGGTGTGGCAGGCCATGGGCGAGGCCATGGTGGGCGCCGGCATCATCGAGGCGGTGCCCGAGGGCGCCGTCACGAACGACCTCGCCTCCGGCGCGGGCCGGTAG
- a CDS encoding phosphoribosyl-ATP diphosphatase encodes MKTFEELFAELSEKAATRPEGSGTVAELDAGVHTIGKKLVEEAAESWMAAEHEGPEHAAQEISQLLYHAQVMMLACGLELKDVYRHL; translated from the coding sequence GTGAAGACGTTCGAGGAACTGTTCGCCGAGCTGAGCGAGAAGGCCGCCACCCGCCCCGAGGGGTCCGGGACCGTCGCGGAACTCGACGCCGGGGTCCACACGATCGGCAAGAAGCTCGTGGAGGAGGCCGCCGAGTCCTGGATGGCCGCCGAGCACGAGGGGCCGGAGCACGCCGCGCAGGAGATCTCCCAGCTGCTCTACCACGCCCAGGTGATGATGCTCGCATGCGGCCTGGAGCTGAAGGACGTCTACCGACATCTGTGA